In Rouxiella sp. WC2420, the following proteins share a genomic window:
- a CDS encoding ABC transporter substrate-binding protein yields MTISSVKGFTLAASTACCLLVSLALQPASAAETPVRINQAFQSLLYLPLYVAQEKGFFTQQGVKVQISTGGGGAQSWSAVIGGSADFSIQDPVFVPKSHENGGGGVVVAGVQNAPTVFIFGKDGTNLQNNLAALANKRVVTSPEPDTTWAFMSYLVKQQNLKDVKLVHVSIGNEIPAVVAGRADYALAVEPQTTMAIRQNGLHMVYSFSAAQDWYPFAFSSLTTTQAYIDKNPAAAQAVVTAFEEASRYIYSNFDDTVNIAAKYFPNLPKDIVREAVKREIDAKGYPENVLVSQKAWDNNMKISLYAKNIKAYPSDATSYKTNVNTELATKAKAAVDAMK; encoded by the coding sequence ATGACAATCTCCTCAGTTAAAGGCTTCACATTGGCTGCTTCTACGGCCTGCTGTTTATTGGTTTCACTTGCACTGCAACCGGCCAGCGCCGCTGAAACACCGGTTCGCATCAACCAGGCATTCCAGTCACTGCTTTACCTGCCACTGTACGTCGCGCAGGAAAAAGGCTTCTTCACCCAGCAAGGCGTGAAGGTACAAATCAGCACCGGCGGCGGCGGCGCACAGTCGTGGTCGGCGGTGATTGGCGGTTCGGCGGATTTCTCGATTCAAGACCCGGTGTTTGTGCCGAAATCTCATGAAAACGGCGGCGGTGGCGTAGTCGTGGCTGGCGTGCAGAATGCGCCAACGGTGTTTATCTTCGGCAAAGACGGCACCAACCTGCAAAATAATCTGGCAGCATTGGCCAATAAACGCGTGGTCACCAGCCCTGAGCCGGACACCACCTGGGCGTTTATGAGCTATCTGGTCAAGCAGCAAAACCTCAAAGACGTGAAACTGGTACACGTATCAATCGGTAACGAAATCCCGGCGGTAGTGGCGGGTCGTGCCGACTATGCGTTGGCGGTAGAGCCGCAAACAACCATGGCAATCCGTCAAAACGGGCTGCACATGGTGTATTCGTTTTCGGCGGCACAGGACTGGTATCCGTTTGCCTTCTCCAGCCTGACCACAACTCAAGCCTACATCGACAAGAATCCGGCAGCGGCGCAGGCCGTCGTAACAGCGTTTGAGGAAGCCTCGCGTTATATCTACAGCAATTTTGACGACACCGTAAATATCGCCGCCAAATACTTCCCGAACCTGCCAAAAGACATCGTCCGTGAAGCCGTGAAACGCGAGATCGATGCCAAGGGTTACCCGGAAAACGTGTTGGTCAGTCAGAAAGCCTGGGATAACAACATGAAAATTTCGCTGTATGCGAAAAATATCAAGGCCTACCCGTCTGACGCCACGTCTTATAAAACCAACGTCAACACCGAGCTGGCCACCAAGGCCAAAGCCGCGGTTGATGCAATGAAATAA
- a CDS encoding amidase, with protein sequence MTELLNLSIAEAGAKVRAGETSFPELVSACLDREQKTRELNGWLEVYAEPAIKLAQAQQTLLENGYDLGPLQGIPLGLKANIDICGQEMNAGSKILQGNIASQDATVTRLLKQAGAIILGTTNMHEFAWGGTTNNPHFGACRNPWDAQRVPAGSSGGSGVVAGVRSAFATLGTDTGGSVRLPAALNGVTGLRPTVGNISTDGVFPLAWSMDTVGPLAARSADCAILYATLSGADAKQRANIDQQLARPLKGLRIGVLDPYSFYSLQPGVEKTLRGALSDFEKQHGVEIVSLKVEGLENAVDAQIIVDACEPSAIHWPWLKDRASDYGDDVRILLQAGLTFTAVEYLQAQRYRTWLRDKFSELFTQVDMIITPTLPFTAPLIGQETLPIGDGEVSTLLGNLIFTCIPSLAVLPAISFPAGFDSLGLPVGLQLMAAPGQEALLLRAAHQYQRRSTHHLRLPPLLNH encoded by the coding sequence ATGACCGAATTGCTGAATTTATCGATTGCCGAAGCCGGTGCCAAAGTCCGTGCAGGGGAAACCAGCTTTCCCGAATTAGTCAGCGCCTGCCTCGACAGAGAACAGAAAACGCGCGAGCTGAACGGCTGGCTAGAAGTTTACGCCGAACCGGCAATCAAGCTGGCGCAGGCGCAGCAAACCCTGCTGGAAAACGGTTATGACCTGGGGCCATTGCAGGGTATTCCGCTGGGGTTGAAAGCGAATATTGATATCTGCGGGCAGGAGATGAATGCCGGCAGCAAAATTTTGCAGGGCAATATCGCCAGTCAGGATGCGACGGTGACTCGCCTTCTCAAGCAGGCCGGGGCGATTATTCTTGGCACCACCAACATGCACGAGTTTGCCTGGGGCGGCACCACCAATAATCCGCACTTTGGGGCGTGCCGTAATCCGTGGGATGCGCAGCGCGTGCCCGCAGGATCCAGCGGCGGATCGGGCGTCGTGGCCGGCGTGCGCAGTGCCTTTGCCACACTGGGAACCGACACTGGCGGCTCGGTGCGCTTACCTGCGGCGCTAAACGGTGTCACAGGTTTGCGCCCGACAGTGGGTAATATCAGCACCGACGGCGTATTTCCGCTGGCCTGGAGCATGGATACCGTCGGGCCGCTGGCAGCTCGTTCCGCAGATTGCGCTATTTTATATGCCACGCTTTCAGGTGCCGACGCCAAACAGCGTGCGAATATCGACCAGCAACTGGCGCGCCCGTTGAAAGGTTTGCGTATCGGCGTGCTTGATCCCTACAGCTTTTACAGTTTGCAGCCGGGTGTCGAAAAGACTTTGCGCGGTGCATTAAGCGATTTCGAAAAACAGCACGGCGTCGAGATTGTCAGTCTTAAAGTCGAGGGGCTGGAAAATGCGGTGGATGCGCAGATTATTGTCGACGCCTGCGAACCTAGTGCCATTCATTGGCCCTGGCTCAAAGATCGCGCCAGTGATTACGGCGACGACGTGCGTATTCTGCTTCAGGCCGGATTGACCTTTACCGCAGTGGAATATTTGCAGGCCCAGCGCTATCGCACCTGGCTGCGCGACAAATTCAGCGAGCTGTTTACTCAGGTCGATATGATTATCACCCCAACGCTGCCCTTTACCGCGCCGTTGATTGGTCAGGAAACGCTGCCAATAGGTGACGGCGAAGTCTCAACCTTGCTGGGTAATCTGATTTTTACCTGTATTCCGAGTCTGGCGGTGCTACCCGCGATAAGCTTCCCTGCCGGATTCGATTCACTGGGTCTGCCGGTTGGCCTGCAATTGATGGCCGCACCGGGTCAGGAAGCGCTGCTTTTACGCGCCGCTCATCAGTACCAGCGCCGTTCGACGCATCACCTGCGCCTTCCTCCTCTGCTTAACCATTAA